The segment TGGTCTTCGCGGCTGCGGTAGGGCACGGTGATGGTGATCACGGTGCCGCTGGGCTGGTTCTCGCGCACCGTCAGCGCGGCCTTGCTGCCATAGAGCAGGCCCAGGCGCTCGCGGATATTGGCCAGGCCCACGCCGGTGCCGGAGGTGGCGGCGCGTCCAAAGCCCAGGCCGGTGTCGGCCACGGTCACGGCCAGCTTGCCGTGCACGATCTCGGCCTTGACCTTGAGGCTGCCGCCCTCGGCCTTGGGCTCCAGGCCATGCTTGATGGCGTTTTCCACCAGGCTCTGGATCATCATCTGGGGGAACTCGGCCGAGAGCAGGCCCTCGGGCACATCGATCTCGGTCTGCAGCCGCTCCTCCATGCGCACCTTGAGGATTTCCAGATAGGGGCGGATCACGGCCAGTTCGCGGCCCAGATCACGCCCGCCGCTGGCATTGGCCTCGCGCATGGTGGGCATGGAGGCGCGCAGCAGGGCGATCAGGTTCTTCTGCATCTGCGAGGCGCGCGGCGGGTCCACCTCGATCAGGTGGTCGATGGAAGCCAGGGTGTTGAAGAGGAAGTGCGGCTCCACCTGGGCCTGCATGGCGGCCATGCGGGCCTCCACCACCTGACGCTTGAGCGACTCGGCCTCGGCGGTCTCGGTGGCCTGGGCGGCCTTGACCTCGGCCTGGATGCGGCCCTTGTAGCTGATCTTGATGATGGCCGAGGCCACGATCAGGAAGACGGCCAGGTCCATCAGGAAGTCGCCCAGCTGCACCACCCGCACCCGCACCCGGGGCTCCTGCTCGGCGTCCCGCAGGGCCGCCTCGGCATCGCGCCTGGCCTGCTCGGCGTCGCGCACGGCCTGGGCGGCATCGCGAGCGGCCTCTTCCAGGGCGCGCTTGGCCTCGGCAATGGCCTCGCGCACCTGGGCGGGGTCCTTGCCCTCGGGAAAGCGGATGTCGAGGCTGGGCAGCTGGCGCAGGCGGGCCTGGGCGGCCGAGGCCGCGTCGGCGGCCTGCTCCAGCCGTTCGGTGGCGGCGAGCGAGCGCTCCGCCTCGGCCTCCGCTTGTGCGGTATCGGCAGCGGCGGCCGAGGCGGCGCTGGCGGCCGTGCTGGCAGGCGCACTGCTGGCGCCGGCCTTGTCACGCGGCAGCACGCGGATGCCGCGCTCGTCGATGGTCACCTCGTAGCGCACCCCTTCCGGTGAGGGCTTGGGCGTGGGCGGCGGCGTGGGCGCCACGGGCTCGGCGGGGGCCACCGGCGGCTTGGCCGGGCGGGGCTTGGGCGGCTTGCTGTCCAGAATATCCACCTGCTCGGTCACCCGCCAGGTGAAGGGGGGCAGCTTCTGGACGATGTTGGTGCCGATCAGCAGCAGCAGGGACAGCACGATGAAACGCCGCCAGCTGATGCTGACCAGCCAGTTCGCATACAGCCGGAACAGGCGCATGGCCTCGGCGCTGAAGACCTGCCAGCGGGCGTAGAGGGTCGGGGTTTGGGGGGCGGTGGGGCTCATCGGGCTGGACCTCTTGGATGCTGCGCACTGTACGCAAGCCGGCAGCTCCGCCCCAGGGCCGCGCGACACACTGCAGCGAGGAGGCGCCCAGCTGCGCCGCCCCGCGACAGCCGGGACGCCGTGGCGCGCCGAT is part of the Shinella sp. XGS7 genome and harbors:
- a CDS encoding sensor histidine kinase — protein: MSPTAPQTPTLYARWQVFSAEAMRLFRLYANWLVSISWRRFIVLSLLLLIGTNIVQKLPPFTWRVTEQVDILDSKPPKPRPAKPPVAPAEPVAPTPPPTPKPSPEGVRYEVTIDERGIRVLPRDKAGASSAPASTAASAASAAAADTAQAEAEAERSLAATERLEQAADAASAAQARLRQLPSLDIRFPEGKDPAQVREAIAEAKRALEEAARDAAQAVRDAEQARRDAEAALRDAEQEPRVRVRVVQLGDFLMDLAVFLIVASAIIKISYKGRIQAEVKAAQATETAEAESLKRQVVEARMAAMQAQVEPHFLFNTLASIDHLIEVDPPRASQMQKNLIALLRASMPTMREANASGGRDLGRELAVIRPYLEILKVRMEERLQTEIDVPEGLLSAEFPQMMIQSLVENAIKHGLEPKAEGGSLKVKAEIVHGKLAVTVADTGLGFGRAATSGTGVGLANIRERLGLLYGSKAALTVRENQPSGTVITITVPYRSREDHEPPAASAA